In the Rhizobium sp. BT03 genome, one interval contains:
- a CDS encoding FAD-binding protein: protein MTEENFDAIVIGAGMAGNAAAYTMSNRGMKVLQLERGEYPGSKNVQGAIMYADMLEKILPDFRDDAPLERHLVEQRFWMMDDSSHIGMQYRSDDFNESRHNRYTVIRAQFDKWFSRKVREAGATLLCETTVTELVRDPKGKVIGVRTDRAGDVILADVVVLAEGVNGLLGTRAGLRDTPKPETVALAVKEMHFLAEEVIDQRFGLQANEGCVIEAVGTISRNMAGLAFLYTNKESISIGIGCLVSEFAATMESPYDLLEKFKSHPSVKPLIAGAEVKEYAAHLIPEGGYKAIPQLFGDGWVVVGDAAQLNNAVHREGSNLAMTSGRIAGEAIVQIKNRKKPMVKENLSLYKSMLEKSFVIKDLRKYKDMPALLHTNSRNFFTTYPRLLSQAAQNFVRVDGTPKIDKERATTGTFIKARSRWGLFGDAVRLARAWR, encoded by the coding sequence ATGACTGAGGAAAACTTCGACGCCATAGTTATCGGGGCCGGCATGGCCGGAAACGCAGCTGCTTACACGATGTCGAACCGCGGCATGAAGGTGCTGCAGTTGGAGCGTGGCGAGTATCCGGGCTCCAAGAATGTGCAGGGCGCCATCATGTACGCGGACATGCTGGAGAAAATCCTGCCGGATTTCCGGGATGATGCGCCTCTGGAGCGGCACTTAGTCGAGCAGCGCTTCTGGATGATGGACGACTCGTCCCACATCGGTATGCAATACCGGTCGGACGACTTCAACGAGTCGAGACACAATCGCTACACGGTCATTCGCGCCCAATTCGACAAATGGTTTTCACGCAAGGTGCGCGAGGCCGGAGCGACGCTTCTATGCGAGACGACCGTGACGGAACTCGTTCGTGATCCAAAGGGCAAGGTGATTGGCGTTCGCACCGACCGCGCCGGCGACGTGATTCTTGCTGACGTGGTCGTTCTCGCAGAGGGCGTCAATGGGCTGCTCGGCACGCGTGCTGGATTGCGTGACACGCCAAAACCGGAAACTGTCGCGCTCGCCGTCAAGGAAATGCATTTCCTGGCCGAAGAGGTAATTGACCAGCGGTTCGGCCTCCAGGCCAATGAAGGCTGCGTCATCGAGGCAGTTGGCACGATCTCTCGCAACATGGCCGGGCTTGCCTTCCTCTACACCAACAAAGAATCGATCTCGATCGGCATTGGCTGCCTTGTCTCCGAATTCGCGGCAACAATGGAAAGTCCTTATGATCTGCTCGAAAAATTCAAAAGCCATCCGTCGGTAAAGCCGCTGATCGCAGGAGCGGAAGTCAAGGAATATGCGGCGCATCTCATTCCAGAAGGTGGTTACAAGGCAATTCCGCAGCTTTTTGGTGACGGCTGGGTCGTCGTCGGCGACGCGGCACAACTTAATAATGCGGTGCACCGCGAGGGGTCCAACCTCGCCATGACGTCGGGGCGCATCGCCGGCGAAGCAATCGTCCAGATCAAGAATCGCAAAAAGCCGATGGTCAAGGAGAACCTCTCCCTTTACAAGTCGATGCTTGAAAAGTCGTTCGTTATCAAAGACTTGCGGAAATACAAGGACATGCCTGCCCTGCTGCACACCAATTCCCGCAATTTCTTCACGACTTATCCAAGGTTGCTGTCGCAGGCCGCACAGAACTTTGTGCGAGTCGATGGCACCCCGAAGATCGACAAGGAACGGGCGACCACGGGCACCTTCATCAAGGCACGCTCCCGCTGGGGGCTGTTTGGTGACGCGGTTCGCTTGGCGCGCGCGTGGCGATAA
- a CDS encoding peroxiredoxin — MTMEKQVPIVTFRTRVRDESISGPNPYRWEDKTTDDYFSGKRVILFSLPGAFTPICSTFQLPDFESLYVEFKKNGIDDIYCLSVNDAFVMNAWGKSQGLKNVKLIPDGSGEFTRKMGMLVAKDNLGFGLRSWRYAAVINNGVVEGWFEEEGFGDNCATDPYGVSSPQNILKCLKAPAFV, encoded by the coding sequence ATGACCATGGAAAAGCAGGTCCCTATTGTCACCTTTCGCACGCGGGTTCGCGACGAGTCTATATCCGGTCCCAACCCCTACCGCTGGGAAGACAAGACGACCGACGACTATTTCAGCGGTAAGCGGGTAATCCTTTTTTCGCTGCCGGGCGCCTTCACGCCAATCTGCTCCACCTTCCAACTGCCTGATTTCGAAAGTCTTTATGTCGAGTTTAAGAAGAATGGCATTGACGACATCTACTGTCTCTCCGTCAACGATGCCTTCGTCATGAATGCTTGGGGCAAGTCTCAGGGGTTGAAAAATGTCAAGCTTATCCCGGACGGTTCGGGAGAATTCACTCGGAAAATGGGTATGCTCGTCGCCAAGGACAATCTCGGTTTCGGTCTGCGCTCCTGGCGCTACGCTGCCGTGATCAATAATGGCGTCGTGGAGGGGTGGTTCGAGGAAGAAGGCTTTGGCGACAACTGCGCGACCGATCCGTATGGCGTTTCTTCGCCGCAAAACATTTTGAAATGCCTTAAGGCCCCAGCCTTCGTATGA
- a CDS encoding iron-sulfur cluster assembly accessory protein, producing MIKLTENAAAIMNVTLSRAEQAEGFRIAVEAGGCAGYKYLVGLESVQGQGDAVIETNGVKVFVDADSQAHINGMTIDFVTGPETSGFVFDNPNAHQNCTCGKSFG from the coding sequence ATGATCAAGCTCACAGAGAATGCCGCCGCCATCATGAACGTAACGCTTTCCCGAGCCGAGCAGGCGGAAGGCTTTCGCATCGCGGTCGAGGCAGGTGGATGCGCCGGCTACAAATACCTGGTGGGGCTAGAAAGCGTCCAGGGCCAGGGCGACGCGGTGATCGAAACAAATGGGGTCAAGGTGTTCGTTGACGCAGACTCGCAAGCACACATCAACGGCATGACGATCGACTTCGTGACGGGACCAGAAACCTCCGGTTTTGTCTTCGACAATCCCAATGCGCACCAGAACTGCACTTGCGGCAAATCCTTCGGCTGA
- a CDS encoding ferredoxin family protein: MTVAVTNIRVEDKLYQNRYVVDAGRPHIRVRPHDWPSVNLYALTSVCPAKCYELNDQGQVEVIADGCMECGTCRVLCEASGDIEWNYPRGGFGVLFKFG; this comes from the coding sequence ATGACGGTTGCAGTGACGAACATACGCGTAGAGGACAAGCTTTACCAAAATCGATACGTGGTCGATGCCGGACGCCCGCATATTAGGGTGCGTCCACACGATTGGCCAAGCGTAAATCTGTATGCCCTCACAAGTGTCTGTCCGGCCAAGTGCTACGAATTGAATGACCAGGGCCAAGTGGAGGTTATCGCCGACGGGTGCATGGAGTGCGGCACGTGCCGCGTACTCTGCGAGGCAAGTGGAGATATCGAGTGGAACTATCCGAGAGGCGGTTTCGGCGTTCTCTTCAAGTTCGGATAA
- the nifS gene encoding cysteine desulfurase NifS, whose product MRAIYLDNNATTRVDPEVVEAMLPFFADQFGNPSSTHAFGSSIREAVRKARRQLQALIGAEFDHEIVFTSGGTESDNAAILSALEVMPERTEIVTSAVEHSAVLTLCGHLEKTRGIKVHRIPVDRHGRLDLDAYETALTHRVAIASIMWANNETGTIFPVAKLAEMAKRIGALFHTDAVQAVGKVPMDLQPTAIDMLSLSGHKFHGPKGIGALYLRRGLSFSSLIKGGHQERDRRAGTENTAGIVGLGKAAELALKSIDDESTRLKSLRDRLENGIVQRVPGAFVTGDRLKRLPNTANIAFQRVEGDSMLLLLNRYGIACSSGSACSSGSLEPSHVLRAMDIPHAMAHGTIRFSFSRDNCDEDVDRVLEVLPGIVERLRSQCRSGHVADTSSRVRSGE is encoded by the coding sequence ATGAGAGCGATCTATCTCGACAATAATGCAACGACCAGAGTCGATCCTGAAGTGGTTGAAGCCATGCTGCCGTTCTTTGCGGATCAGTTTGGAAACCCTTCGTCGACGCACGCTTTTGGCTCCTCCATCCGCGAGGCGGTGAGGAAGGCGCGCCGGCAATTGCAAGCGCTGATCGGCGCCGAGTTCGATCATGAGATCGTGTTCACCTCGGGGGGGACGGAAAGCGACAATGCGGCGATCCTTTCGGCGCTGGAGGTGATGCCTGAGCGCACAGAGATCGTGACTTCCGCAGTCGAGCATTCAGCGGTGCTGACACTCTGCGGCCATCTGGAGAAGACGCGCGGCATTAAGGTACACAGGATCCCAGTGGATCGACATGGACGTCTCGATCTTGACGCCTATGAGACCGCCCTCACTCATCGTGTAGCGATTGCTTCGATCATGTGGGCGAACAACGAGACGGGAACCATTTTCCCGGTCGCTAAGCTTGCCGAGATGGCCAAGAGAATCGGTGCACTTTTCCACACCGACGCGGTCCAGGCGGTCGGCAAGGTTCCAATGGACCTCCAACCTACTGCAATCGACATGCTTTCGTTGTCCGGACACAAATTCCATGGACCAAAAGGCATTGGTGCACTCTATCTCAGGCGGGGCTTATCTTTCTCCTCACTGATCAAGGGAGGTCATCAGGAGCGCGACCGACGCGCAGGGACAGAAAATACGGCCGGGATTGTCGGTTTAGGCAAGGCTGCCGAACTCGCCCTGAAATCAATAGACGACGAGAGCACCCGATTAAAGTCGCTCCGAGATCGATTGGAGAACGGCATTGTCCAGCGTGTTCCAGGCGCCTTCGTAACCGGCGATAGGCTTAAGAGGTTGCCGAACACGGCGAACATCGCCTTTCAACGTGTCGAAGGAGACAGTATGCTCCTTCTTCTCAACCGCTATGGCATCGCCTGCTCTTCCGGCTCTGCTTGCTCCTCCGGTTCGCTGGAGCCGAGCCATGTCTTGAGGGCAATGGATATCCCTCATGCTATGGCGCACGGAACAATCCGCTTCTCGTTCTCGCGCGATAACTGTGACGAGGATGTCGACCGGGTGCTCGAAGTTTTACCGGGCATCGTTGAAAGGCTCCGGAGCCAATGCCGTTCCGGCCACGTGGCCGACACGAGCAGCCGGGTTCGTTCAGGGGAGTAG
- the nifA gene encoding nif-specific transcriptional activator NifA, producing MRQAGTQRSGIYEISKVLTAPARLEITLANVVNVLSSFLQIRCGAIVVLDAEGQPEIAATGDIPPSSQSAARGVIPKAVIDHIATTGMPLIVKDVSKSELFQAEPQPPWSSGTVPISFIGVPVKADNKILGTISIDRVRNDAAPFPADEDVRFLTMVANLVSRTIRLHRFLNLEGRRPIGEQERPEKPIIAQRGAPGRHPPVKIDGIIGDSPALQQVVETVSVVARTNSTVLLRGESGTGKEFFAQAIHELSPRKNKPFVKLNCAALPEGVLESELFGHEKGAFTGAIAQRAGRFELANGGTLLLDEIGEISPAFQAKLLRVLQEGELERVGGTKTLAVDVRLICATNKNLEMAVANAEFRADLYYRISVVPIVLPPLRERPGDIPRLANALLDRFNKENQRELTFSSSAIEVMSQCYFPGNVRELENCVRRTATLARSSSIVSSDFACKNSQCLSSLLWKTDGSPGGITVDGHARSNVMPTSSPRSGGSIGASDEVSSVKACDPHGSGCPAMESRLTQRDRLIEAMEKAGWVQAKAARILGLTPRQVGYALRQHRIEVKKL from the coding sequence ATGCGCCAAGCGGGCACGCAGCGCAGCGGAATCTACGAGATATCAAAGGTACTGACTGCCCCCGCCCGGCTAGAGATTACGCTTGCCAACGTCGTGAACGTCCTCTCTTCCTTTCTGCAGATTCGATGCGGAGCAATCGTTGTTCTAGACGCTGAAGGTCAGCCCGAGATTGCCGCAACTGGCGACATCCCCCCATCCTCTCAATCAGCCGCTCGAGGCGTTATACCTAAGGCCGTAATCGACCATATCGCGACGACCGGTATGCCCTTAATCGTAAAGGATGTCAGCAAGTCCGAATTATTTCAGGCTGAGCCGCAACCGCCTTGGAGCAGCGGCACCGTCCCAATTTCTTTTATTGGCGTTCCGGTAAAAGCCGATAATAAAATACTTGGCACAATATCGATCGATCGCGTCAGGAACGACGCCGCCCCCTTCCCCGCCGACGAGGACGTTCGCTTTCTGACCATGGTCGCCAATCTGGTCAGTCGGACGATCAGGCTTCATCGTTTCCTGAACCTGGAGGGTCGGCGACCTATCGGCGAACAAGAGAGACCGGAGAAGCCGATCATCGCGCAAAGGGGCGCGCCGGGCCGACATCCACCCGTCAAAATCGACGGGATTATCGGGGATAGCCCGGCTCTCCAGCAGGTGGTTGAAACCGTCTCGGTGGTGGCGAGGACGAATTCCACCGTGCTTCTGCGGGGCGAAAGCGGCACCGGCAAGGAATTTTTTGCACAGGCGATCCATGAACTTTCCCCTCGTAAAAACAAGCCGTTCGTCAAATTGAACTGCGCCGCGCTGCCCGAAGGCGTCCTGGAATCGGAGCTGTTTGGGCATGAAAAAGGGGCTTTCACCGGGGCCATCGCGCAGCGCGCCGGACGCTTCGAACTGGCAAATGGCGGAACGCTTCTACTTGACGAGATTGGCGAGATTTCGCCCGCCTTTCAAGCCAAACTGCTGCGCGTCCTGCAGGAAGGCGAACTGGAGAGGGTGGGCGGAACCAAGACGCTTGCGGTCGACGTCCGGCTCATATGCGCCACGAATAAGAACCTCGAGATGGCTGTTGCAAACGCCGAATTCAGGGCCGACCTGTATTACCGCATCAGCGTAGTTCCAATTGTCCTGCCGCCGCTTCGAGAGCGACCCGGCGATATTCCACGCCTTGCGAACGCTCTTCTTGACCGATTCAACAAGGAGAACCAACGCGAGCTGACGTTTTCGTCGTCGGCGATCGAGGTGATGTCGCAATGCTATTTCCCAGGTAACGTCCGGGAACTCGAAAACTGCGTGCGAAGGACTGCCACCCTTGCGCGTTCAAGCTCGATCGTTTCGTCTGATTTTGCCTGCAAGAACAGCCAGTGCCTTTCGTCGCTCCTCTGGAAAACCGACGGGTCGCCCGGCGGCATCACCGTCGATGGGCATGCCCGGAGCAATGTGATGCCGACTTCATCGCCGCGCTCGGGCGGGAGCATCGGTGCGTCGGACGAGGTATCTTCCGTCAAGGCTTGTGATCCGCACGGTTCCGGTTGTCCCGCAATGGAGTCGCGCCTCACGCAACGGGACCGGTTGATCGAGGCGATGGAAAAGGCCGGATGGGTTCAGGCCAAAGCGGCTCGTATTCTCGGCCTTACGCCTCGTCAGGTCGGCTATGCTCTACGCCAGCATCGCATCGAGGTGAAAAAGCTTTAA
- the rpoN gene encoding RNA polymerase factor sigma-54, with translation MKSFTSLHQRQQQSLVITPQLIASIRLLQLAHTELNQFVEQEIEKNPFLDLASNDGGASGVSPTAADDPNISAREDHVDGPARTDMPELSSPWKSIRDTGNLSPGERPSLDEFAASTETLHEHVAHQIALTAFTPQERLIAGALADHLDDTGYLQVNLLELAERLNSPEAGVKRVLEALQLFDPPGIFARSLGECLEIQLRQRDRFDPAMAALVANLELLARRDFRALKRRCRVDEDDLLDMLNEIRALDPKPGNQFQSARSESIIPDVFVLPSPGGGWHVELNREILPKVLINQTYFAQVTRLTAQSSKDQSFLNECFQSASWLVRSLDQRATTILKVATEIVRHQDVFLEDGIAHLRPLNLKTIADAIDMHESTVSRVTSNKYILTPRGVFELKYFFTVAIPSSQGGDAHSAEAVRHQIRALIAAETLHDVLSDDGIVAKLKETGVDIARRTVAKYREAMNIPSSAQRRREKRFVLAAAEG, from the coding sequence ATGAAGTCCTTTACAAGCCTTCATCAGCGTCAGCAGCAATCGCTGGTTATTACGCCCCAGCTCATCGCGTCTATTCGCTTGCTGCAGCTGGCGCACACCGAACTGAATCAGTTCGTGGAACAGGAAATCGAGAAGAACCCATTTCTCGACCTGGCGTCGAATGACGGCGGGGCTTCTGGCGTATCGCCAACTGCGGCGGATGATCCAAATATCAGCGCACGCGAAGACCACGTTGATGGACCGGCCAGGACGGACATGCCTGAGCTGTCTAGTCCCTGGAAATCAATCCGTGACACAGGCAACCTTTCGCCGGGGGAAAGGCCTTCCCTGGATGAGTTCGCCGCCTCAACTGAGACATTGCACGAACATGTCGCCCATCAGATCGCCCTCACTGCCTTCACACCCCAGGAGCGGCTGATTGCTGGCGCGCTTGCCGACCATCTGGATGACACTGGGTATCTGCAAGTGAACCTTCTGGAGCTAGCAGAGAGGCTAAATAGCCCTGAGGCTGGAGTGAAGCGGGTTCTTGAGGCTTTGCAGCTATTTGACCCGCCGGGCATATTTGCGCGAAGTCTGGGCGAATGCCTCGAGATTCAGTTGCGCCAACGAGACCGGTTCGACCCGGCCATGGCAGCTCTGGTCGCAAATCTCGAGTTGCTTGCGCGACGCGATTTTCGAGCACTGAAGCGACGTTGCCGGGTCGATGAAGACGACCTTCTCGATATGTTGAACGAAATTCGTGCACTTGACCCAAAGCCTGGAAACCAGTTCCAGTCCGCAAGGTCGGAATCCATCATACCCGACGTCTTCGTCCTACCCTCGCCGGGAGGCGGATGGCACGTCGAGCTTAATCGGGAGATTTTGCCCAAGGTACTGATCAACCAAACCTATTTTGCGCAAGTTACTCGCCTAACCGCCCAAAGCTCGAAAGATCAGTCATTCCTGAACGAATGCTTCCAGAGCGCGAGCTGGTTGGTTCGGAGTCTCGATCAGCGCGCCACGACGATCCTTAAGGTGGCGACCGAAATCGTGCGCCACCAGGATGTCTTTTTGGAAGATGGCATTGCTCATCTTCGCCCTCTCAATCTTAAGACCATCGCTGACGCGATCGACATGCACGAGTCCACTGTAAGTCGGGTAACGTCGAACAAATACATTCTCACGCCCCGCGGCGTGTTCGAGCTCAAGTATTTTTTCACCGTCGCGATCCCGTCCTCACAAGGCGGTGACGCGCACTCGGCCGAAGCTGTGCGCCATCAGATAAGGGCACTTATTGCCGCAGAGACGCTCCATGATGTGCTGTCCGACGATGGCATCGTTGCCAAGCTCAAGGAAACAGGCGTCGACATTGCTCGCCGCACAGTCGCCAAATATCGCGAGGCGATGAACATCCCCTCGTCCGCGCAACGCCGGCGGGAGAAACGGTTTGTACTGGCGGCCGCGGAGGGATAA
- the nifW gene encoding nitrogenase stabilizing/protective protein NifW: MCRCSADSSPVDVKDILNRLKSLSAAEEFFAALGVPYDPKVLDVSRLHIMKRMGQYLAAEDFSHLPDRVIAARARAILERAYCDFATSAPLSHRVFKVLKDHNPNRPVTPGRTVVPLDSFLKPFEKK, translated from the coding sequence ATGTGCCGTTGCTCCGCTGACAGCAGTCCCGTCGATGTCAAAGACATCCTCAATCGGCTGAAATCTCTCTCGGCTGCGGAGGAGTTCTTCGCAGCCCTAGGGGTCCCCTATGACCCTAAGGTTCTCGATGTCTCACGACTCCATATCATGAAGCGTATGGGCCAATACCTCGCGGCAGAGGACTTCTCCCATCTCCCAGACCGGGTAATCGCTGCTCGTGCCCGTGCCATACTGGAAAGGGCCTACTGTGATTTCGCGACCTCCGCGCCGCTCTCGCACCGGGTCTTCAAGGTGCTCAAGGACCACAATCCGAACAGACCTGTCACACCCGGCCGCACCGTTGTCCCGTTAGACTCTTTCCTGAAGCCGTTCGAAAAGAAGTGA
- a CDS encoding electron transfer flavoprotein subunit alpha/FixB family protein — MLSTNRESPPPAAGRAAMKKELPDQFKDHRHVWVFMELERDQVHPVSFELLGEGRKLADKLGVQLAGVVLGPPGEATWFAIAEAFAYGADLAYLVEAPLLADYRNEPFTKALTDLVTNYKPEILLLGATTLGRDLAGSVATTLLTGLTADCTELDVDADGSLAATRPTFGGSLLCTIYTLNCRPQMATVRPRVMAMPPRGNNKIGRVIQHKVSMIEEEIVTKVLGFLSDGQSATANLAYADVVVAGGLGLGAVENVKLMKKLARTIGADYGCSRPLVQKGWMPADRQIGQTGKTIRPKLYIAAGISGAIQHRVGVEGADLILAINTDPNAPIFDFAHLGVVTDAIRLLPSLTELFTHRLSPHSRDKLAN, encoded by the coding sequence ATGTTGAGCACGAATCGAGAGAGCCCTCCTCCAGCCGCTGGCCGTGCCGCCATGAAGAAAGAGCTGCCCGATCAGTTTAAGGACCATCGGCACGTTTGGGTCTTCATGGAGCTGGAGCGCGATCAGGTGCATCCCGTCTCCTTCGAGCTGCTCGGCGAAGGCCGCAAGCTCGCCGACAAGCTGGGCGTCCAGCTTGCCGGCGTCGTTCTCGGACCACCGGGAGAGGCCACGTGGTTTGCCATCGCCGAGGCTTTTGCTTATGGCGCCGACCTGGCCTACCTCGTCGAGGCCCCACTGCTCGCCGACTACCGAAATGAGCCTTTCACCAAAGCATTGACGGATCTGGTTACTAACTACAAACCGGAAATCCTTCTTTTAGGGGCAACGACGCTCGGGCGCGACCTTGCCGGTTCCGTGGCGACGACCTTGTTGACAGGGCTCACGGCGGATTGCACCGAACTTGATGTGGATGCGGACGGCTCGCTTGCGGCGACCCGGCCGACTTTCGGCGGCTCCTTGCTTTGCACGATCTACACGCTCAACTGCCGGCCGCAGATGGCAACGGTCCGGCCGAGGGTCATGGCCATGCCTCCGCGCGGGAATAATAAGATCGGACGCGTCATTCAACACAAAGTGTCGATGATCGAGGAAGAGATCGTCACTAAGGTCCTCGGTTTCTTGTCCGATGGCCAGTCGGCGACGGCGAATCTCGCCTATGCGGACGTCGTGGTTGCTGGAGGCCTCGGTCTCGGCGCGGTGGAGAACGTGAAGCTTATGAAGAAACTCGCGCGGACGATCGGGGCCGATTATGGCTGTTCGCGCCCCCTCGTCCAAAAGGGCTGGATGCCTGCTGATCGGCAGATCGGCCAAACTGGCAAAACTATCCGGCCGAAGCTTTACATAGCAGCCGGCATTTCCGGCGCCATCCAGCATCGCGTTGGCGTCGAGGGAGCTGATCTTATTTTAGCCATTAACACCGATCCTAACGCGCCGATTTTTGATTTCGCCCACCTCGGCGTCGTCACCGATGCGATCCGTTTACTGCCGTCATTAACGGAACTCTTCACCCATCGACTGTCGCCGCACAGTCGCGATAAGCTTGCAAACTGA
- a CDS encoding Crp/Fnr family transcriptional regulator: MDVARSEVLVIGTSVACRSCQARHGVVCGALSAGQLSELGRHSLRRKVDAGCEIIAQGSENSFYSNITRGVVKLCKVMSDGRQQIVGLQFAPDFVGRPFVRESTLSAEAATDAEICVFPRNLLERMILETRELQRSLHAQALNELDAAREWMLTLGRRTAEEKVASLLHLIAAHAETATSTAFDLPLSRAEIADFLGLTIETVSRQLTRLRKEGVIRIENIRHITVPDMDALAKKISG; encoded by the coding sequence ATGGACGTCGCACGCAGTGAGGTTCTCGTGATTGGCACTTCCGTCGCTTGCCGTTCCTGCCAGGCGCGGCACGGCGTCGTTTGCGGCGCCTTGTCGGCTGGCCAGCTTAGCGAACTTGGCCGCCACTCGCTGCGCCGCAAGGTCGACGCAGGCTGCGAGATCATTGCACAAGGATCGGAAAACTCTTTCTATTCGAACATCACGCGCGGCGTGGTGAAGCTCTGCAAGGTGATGTCGGACGGGCGCCAGCAGATCGTTGGCCTGCAATTCGCCCCCGATTTCGTCGGCCGCCCCTTCGTGCGCGAAAGCACGCTGTCGGCCGAGGCCGCGACCGATGCGGAGATCTGCGTGTTCCCCCGCAATTTGCTCGAACGCATGATATTGGAGACTAGGGAATTGCAGCGTAGCCTGCACGCTCAGGCGCTGAACGAGCTGGATGCCGCGCGCGAATGGATGCTGACGCTCGGCCGGCGGACCGCCGAGGAGAAGGTCGCAAGCCTGCTCCACCTCATTGCCGCCCACGCCGAGACGGCGACGAGCACTGCCTTCGATCTGCCGCTATCGCGTGCCGAGATTGCCGACTTTCTCGGGCTGACGATCGAAACCGTCAGCCGCCAGTTGACCCGGCTTCGCAAAGAGGGCGTCATCCGCATCGAGAACATCCGGCATATCACCGTGCCCGACATGGATGCGCTCGCAAAGAAAATCAGCGGGTAA
- a CDS encoding electron transfer flavoprotein subunit beta/FixA family protein yields the protein MHIVICIKQVPDSAQIRVHPVTNTIMRQGVPTIINPYDLFALEEALQLRDRHGGEVTVLTMGPPMAEDALRKALTYGADRAVLLTDRHFAGSDTLATSFALSRAIAKIGEAFGTPDIVFTGKQTIDGDTAQVGPGIAKRLDLLQLTYVAKIVSVDINGREITVERRSEGGTQTLMSKLPCLITMLEGTNEIRRGSLDDALRAARSQIVKWNAADAGIEDLTKCGLRGSPTVVKRVFAPPERAEKAEQIDTAEKTPRDLAEELIAGIFLRQPALESELAFDGE from the coding sequence ATGCACATAGTTATCTGTATCAAACAGGTACCGGACTCCGCACAAATACGAGTGCATCCGGTGACGAACACAATCATGCGTCAGGGAGTGCCAACCATCATCAACCCCTATGATCTGTTCGCCCTTGAAGAGGCGCTCCAGTTGCGCGACCGCCATGGCGGCGAGGTGACCGTGCTCACCATGGGGCCGCCCATGGCAGAGGACGCGTTGCGCAAGGCGCTCACCTACGGCGCCGACCGCGCCGTACTCTTGACCGACCGTCATTTTGCCGGCTCCGACACTCTGGCGACCTCGTTTGCTCTTTCGCGAGCCATCGCGAAGATCGGAGAGGCCTTCGGTACGCCCGATATCGTCTTTACGGGCAAACAGACCATCGACGGCGATACCGCCCAGGTTGGGCCTGGCATCGCCAAGCGCCTCGACCTCCTGCAGCTCACCTACGTTGCCAAAATCGTCTCTGTCGACATCAATGGGCGCGAGATTACGGTGGAGCGCCGCTCGGAAGGGGGCACGCAGACGCTGATGAGCAAGCTCCCTTGCCTAATTACAATGCTCGAAGGCACAAACGAAATCCGCCGCGGCTCGCTCGATGACGCGCTACGGGCCGCGCGCAGCCAGATCGTGAAGTGGAATGCGGCCGACGCTGGCATAGAGGACCTCACCAAGTGCGGCCTGCGTGGCTCGCCAACCGTCGTTAAGAGGGTCTTTGCCCCTCCTGAGCGGGCGGAAAAGGCGGAGCAGATCGACACCGCGGAAAAAACACCGCGCGATCTCGCGGAGGAGTTGATCGCTGGGATCTTTTTGCGCCAGCCGGCGCTCGAAAGCGAACTCGCCTTTGACGGCGAATGA